The following nucleotide sequence is from Deltaproteobacteria bacterium HGW-Deltaproteobacteria-6.
GCAAAATCCGTGAATCACCGTTTTCTGGAAATCGGCTTGCGGACTCCCGCTTTGCTTTATCCGTTGGAGATGGAGTATAAAAAGAAAATAGGGGAAAGATTCAAGCGCGGCCGCATCGATGTTTCGATCCGCCTGGAGGGAGAGGGTGCCGAACCATCCAGGGTGAATTTAAACATGGAGGTGGCCCGTGACTACTTTGGTGTTTTGACCAGGCTGAGAAATGAATTCGACATTCAGGAGCCGGTCAGCCTTAAAAACCTCACCAGCTTTCGGGATATTTTCACGCCGCCTACGGAAACACAATTGGATGCCGGGTTTCTGGATCAGGTGGAAAAAACGCTGCAAGAAGCGTTGTCCATGCTGGTCAATATGAGGCAGGATGAAGGGATTGCTTTGTTCTCGGATATGCAAATGAGACTGCGGTCCATTCAGGAAACGATGGAAACCATTCGATTACGCGCGCCGCAGGTTGTTCTGGAGTATCAAAAGCGTCTTTCGGACAGGATCAAGGAACTGACGGCGGGATTTGAGATGGACGCCGCCCGTCTGGCCCAGGAAGTGGCGATTATGGCGGATCGATGCGATATTACGGAAGAGATTGTCCGCATGCAAAGCCATATCGGTCAGTTCGAAGCCCTGCTGCAAAGCGATGAAGCTGAAGGCAGGAAAATCGACTTCCTTCTCCAGGAAATGAACCGTGAAATTAACACGATTGGTTCCAAAGGCAATGATGTGGAAATTGCGCGTCAGGTCATTGACGCGAAAAGTGAACTGGGCAAGTTGCGGGAACAGGCGCAGAATATTGAGTAGAAATATGTCGGATCAGAGACTGGTCATCGTGATGTCCGCGCCTTCCGGGGCGGGGAAAAGCAGTATTTGCCGAAGGTTGCTTGCAGCCTGTCCGGAGATTGAATTTTCCGTTTCCTATACCTCGCGGATGCCGCGTCCCAATGAAATCAACGGAACAGACTATCATTTTATTTCCCGTGAAGATTTTCAGCGCCGGATTGATCAGGGTGAATTTGTTGAATGGGTGGAGAATTACGGGAACTTTTACGGGACATCCGGCAAGTCAATGCATGAAGTTTTGGGTAGAGGGAAAGATTTGCTGCTTGATATCGAACCGCGCGGCGCGAAAGAAATTAAGGAGAAATTTGCGGACGGCGTTTTTGTTTTTGTATTGCCTCCCTCTTTGGATGAACTCCTGAATCGGCTGGAAAAGCGGGGGCATGAAAGCAAGGAAGTAATAAAAACGCGGTTTGCGCAAGCCGAGAGTGAATTAAAGGAAGTTTTGTGGTATGACTACACCGTATTTAACGAAGATCTGGAAACAGCCGCCCGGCAACTGATTGCGATTTACCGCGCGGAGAAATGTAAGACAAACCGTTTACACGGTAAAATTAATCGTTTTTTTAATGATGTTATTAGAGATGTTTAGGAGGCAATAGATTCATGGCAAGAATTACAGTGGAAGATTCTTTAAGGGTGGCCGAGACCAGATTCGGTCTGGTATCGCTGGCTTCCAAGCGGGCGCGCCAGCTGCTCAAAGGTTCCAAACCGTTGATGGAAAGTAAAAATCGGGAAATTGTTCTGGCGCTTCGCGAAATTGCCGCCGGGAAAGTTGTTTACGCCAATCCTGAATTTTTAAAAGGGTCGCAGGAAGATTTTAAACCGATTCCGGATAATACAGAGTTCATCGGCGATGAAGAATATCTCGAGTAGCAAGCCCTCAGACAAACTGATCTTTGCCCTGGATGCACCAGGCTTTGAAGAAGCGTTGTCCTGGATAGAACTTCTGTCCGGTCATGTCGGCATGTTCAAAGTGGGTAAGGAACTATTTACCGCGGTTGGGCCGAAGATTGTTGAAAGCATCAAGCAAAGAGGCGGAAGGGTTTTTCTGGATCTGAAATTTCACGATATTCCCAATACGGTAGCCCGAGCCGCTGAAGCCGCTGTCGGATTGAATGTGGATATGTTCAATGTCCATGCGTCAGGCGGCGTAAAGATGATTCGGGAAACGGTCGATGCAGTGGCTGCCTGCGCCGAAAAACGTGGTGTGGCAAGCCCCATTGTTCTGGCCGTAACGGTGTTGACCAGCTTGAACAACAGTGATCTTGAGGAAATCGGATTTAAAACAACCACCAATGATCTGGTGCTTCATCTGGCGAAGATGGCGCAACATGCGGGAGCGGCAGGCGTTGTCGCTTCACCTCAGGATATCGCCGCCCTCAGACGGGATTTAGGTGAAAAATTTGTTATTGTGACACCCGGCATCCGCAGTTCTGCCGAGCCCGTCAAGGATGATCAAAAGAGGACGCTGAGTGCTTTTGAGGCGATTCAGACAGGCGCCGATTATATTGTTGTAGGCAGACCGATCCGCCAGGCCAAAGATCCGCTCGACACATGCCGCAGGATTGTGGAGGAGATTGCCGACGGTCTGGCTGCAAGAAACCGCGCATGACGATTCCTTTGACAAGCAGAAGACAAAATTTGGAAGCCGTATACGGCATTAATCCCGTGAAGGTTCTTCTTGGCCAAGAGACGTCACCCCTGAAAAAAATTATTATTGCTGATGGCCGGAGCGGTTCATCGGTTAAAGAAATCATTGATGAGGCCCGTCAAAAAAAAATACCTGTGGAATGGAAGCACCGTCAGCAGCTCGATGAGTTGACGGGTAGAACGGATCATCAGGGGATAGTCGGTCTACGCGATTCATTTACTTATGCTGATTTAGACGATTTGCTGAAAAACCGCAATCCGCGCTTATCCCATGATCTTATTTTAATTCTCGACAGCATTCTCGATCCGCAAAATCTGGGGTCGATTATCCGCACCGCCCATTGCCTGGGGGCTAACGGCGTGGTCATCCCGACAGATCGTGCGGCCTCAGTGACACCGGCTGTGATAAAAGCATCTGCCGGCAGTGCGGAAGAGTTGCCTGTTGCCCGTGTAACAAATTTATCGCAGACGATAGATGGTTTGAAAGATAAAGGTTTCTGGATTTATGGCGCTGATGCCCATGGGGGAAAGAACATCAGGGAACAGAATTTTAATGGCCCGGTGGCTTTAGTTCTGGGAAGCGAGGCCAAAGGCCTTCGACCACTGGTGAAGAAAAAATGCGATTTTCTGGTCACAATTCCGATGGCGGGAAACTTTGATTCCTTTAATGTTGCAGTTGCAGCAGGGATCATTCAGTATGAAATATTTCTTCAGCGCAGGGAGAAAGAAAACCCGTGATCATGCGTAGGGATAATCTTAAAATAAACATATTTGTCTTTATTTTAACTTGTTGAAACTACATGGAAGATAGTTTATGATGTGTTCATAAACGAATTGTTTCTTAAAGAAAGGATTTTCAACTATGCCGGTTTTCCTTTGGGAAGGAACCTCGAAAAAGAATGAAGCGAAAAAAGGCGAGATGGAAGCGGCCGATGAGTTGGCCGTTCGTACACTTTTAAGACGGCAGGGATTTAAAAATATTGAAGTTAAAGCAAAGCCAAAGGATCTGGAAGAATATCTTCCTTTTCTCGCCGGCGGTGTGAAGGAAAAAGATGTTGTGGTTTTCTGCCGGATTTTTTCTACAATGATTAATGCCGGCTTGCCACTCATTCAATGTCTGGATCTGCTGGCCCAACAGGAGCAAAACAAAGCTTTTGCCAAAATTATCAAGGCTGTTAAGGAAGACATTGAAGGCGGCACCAGTCTGACGGATGCATTGAAAAAACACCCCAAAGTTTTTGATGACCTGTTTACCAACTTAATTGCCGCCGGTGAAGCGGGTGGTATTCTGGATCTTGTCTTAGGGCGCCTTTCGGCTTATCTGGAAAAAGCGATGAAGTTGAAAGCTCAAGTTAAAAGCGCCATGACCTATCCGATCGCGGTTCTTTGCATTTCCATGGGTGTCACTGCTTTGCTTCTGCTCAAAGTTATTCCCGTATTTCAGAAAATGTTTGAAGGGATGGGCGGCGAGCTTCCCGGTCCGACGGCAATGGTGGTTGCGATGAGCCAATTCCTCCAGTCTTATTGGTGGATAATTCTTGGTACGATCATTGCCGTTGTGGTTGGTATTCAACAATTCGGCAGAACAGAGAAAGGCCGCTGGACAATTGATTCAATATTGCTCAAGGCGCCGATTATCGGGCCGGTGCTCAAAAAAGTGGCGGTAGCCAAATTTTCACGAACCTTGTCGACCATGATGAGTTCGGGGGTACCGATCTTGGAGGGATTGAATATTGTCAGTAAAACAGCCGGTAATGTGGTGGTCGAAGCTGCTTTACTGAAAACGCGCCAAAGCATCAGCGAAGGCCAGTCTATTGCTGAGCCGCTGTCTGAGTCAGGTATTTTTCCGCCGATGGTAGTTCAGATGATTGCGGTCGGCGAGGCCACGGGTGCTCTGGATGATATGCTCAATAAAATTGCTGATTTCTATGATGATGAAGTGGATGCGGCGGTGGCAGGCATGACGGCGTTGATAGAGCCGATCATGATGGTTTTCCTGGGAGGTGTTGTCGGGGGTATGATTATCGCCATGTACCTGCCGATCTTTAAGATGGCGTCTGTTGTGGGCTAAAGAAAAAATGGTCGGGATGGCGCGATTTGAACGCGCGACTCCTGCGTCCCGAACGCAGTGCCCTACCAAGCTGGGCCACATCCCGACACGGGTTGGGACGTTATAAAATTTATCGCAAAATGTCCACATGTTTTTAATAAATCTGATATTTAATTATTTTTAGCAAAGAGAGTACCCCGATTTGTGATTATTTATGATGTGAAATGTGAGAATGGCCATAAGTTTGAAGGATGGTTTAAAGACCGGCAGGCCTGGATTGAGCAAAACGCTCAGCGACTGATTTGTTGCCCCGTTTGTAACAGTTCCAGTGTGGAAATAGTACCTTCTTCCATTACCATTATGGGGAAGGATTCAAAAATGTCGGCTAAAAAAGAGGAGATGAACATTACTCCGGAGCAGGCTCTTCAATTATTGCACCAATATATTGACCACAACTTTGAAGATGTCGGGAATAAATTTGCAGAAGTCGCCCTGAAGATACACATAGGTGATGAAGAAAAAAGAAATATCAAAGGGACAACGACGCCGCAGGAAGAAGCGGACTTAAAAGAAGAAGGTGTTTCGTTCGTAAAAATCCCTCTGCTCAAAATGGACAGCTGATCCTCTATTTATCAAGGATGAATTTTTGACTAGTCTCGAACCCTTTGCTGGCAAAGGAATGACTTACTATCTACCAACAGGCCTTATTTATGATAAACGCTTATAAAAGTATTGTTGATCGTATTGGCAACACTCCTCTTGTGGAAATAACCAGACTCAATCCTAATAAAAAGGTAAAAATATTTGCAAAGCTGGAGTCCGCCAATCCCGGTGGTTCCATTAAAGACCGCACTGCTTTGTTCATGATTGAAAATGCCGAGAAAAGGGGAGACTTGAATCATGACAAGATTATTCTGGAGGCAACCAGCGGCAATACCGGCATAGGACTGGCTATGATCGCCGCGGCAAAAGGCTACAAGTTGTGTCTGACGATGTCTGAATCGGCCAGTGAAGAACGAAAAAAAATTTTGCGGGCAATGGGCGCTGAATTGCATTTTACACCGGCGGCTCAAGGGACGGATGGGGCGATTGAAGTTGCCTATCGGATGCTCAGAGAAAATCCCGACAAATATTTCGGGACCGATCAGTTTAATAATGAAGACAATATTGCCGCCCACTATTTTGGAACAGCTCAGGAGATATGGGATCAGACGGCTGGTCAGGTTACCACGGTGGTAGCCACTCTGGGCACGACGGGTACCGCTATGGGCCTTTCCAAAAAGCTCAAGGAACATAATGAGCAAATCAAGATTATCGGCGTCGAACCTTATTTGCAGCATAAAATTCAGGGGCTCAAAAACATGCGGGAGTCCTATCGTCCGGGGATCTTTGATAAGAAGCGTCTCGATGAAAAAGTGAATATTCTGGATGAAGATGCTTTTGAAATGTCCCGTAAACTTGCCCGTGAAGAAGGGATCCTGGTGGGAATGAGTTCGGGTGCGGCGATGTTTGTAGCTGCCCAGAAGGCCCGCGAAATGGAAGAAGGTCTGATCGTGGTTATTTTCCCGGACAGTGGCGAGCGCTATTTAAGCACTGAATTGTTTACAGTAAAAGAAGAATTGGCTACGGTTAGCCTTTACAATATTTTGAAGCGTCAGAAATCGTTTTTCCGGCCGCTGAAATCGGAAGAAGTGTTAATGCATACTTGCGGTCCCACCGTCCATGACGCACCCCACCTGGGAAATTACCGTCGCCTGGTGGTGTCTGACCTGTTATGCCGTTATCTGACATTCAAAGGCTATCAGGTCAAGCATGTCATCGATATCGTTGATTTTACTGATAAGTCCATTCGTGGTTCGGAAAAAGCGGCGATGGAACTCGCGGATTATTCCAATAAATATTTGCAGGTTTTTCTGGACGATGCGCAGTTTTTAAATATTCGCCCGGACAATATATATGTGAAAGCCTCCGAAAATGTTGATGCCATGTTCAAAATTGTCGAGAAATTAGTCGATAAGGGGTTTGCGTACGAGAAGCTTCATTCTGTTTATTTTGATATTTCCAAACTATCTGATTATGGTCTTCTTTCCAATATCGATTTAGCCAAAACCCGATTGGGACGGTCGATTGATCTTGATGATTATGAGAAGGACAATCCGGCCGACTTTGCGCTGCTGAAAAGAGCCGGTCTGGGGGAGTTGAAAAGAGGTATTTATCATAAGACGAAATGGGGTAATATCCGTCCTGGCTGGCATCTGGAATGTGCGGCTATCTCTCAAAAATACCTGGGAACGGCTTATGATATTCATATCAGCGGAGCGGATGAAACGTTTCCCCACTGCGAAAACATCATTGCAATTAATAAAGCTTTTTCGGGTCACAGCGGTGCAAACTACTGGATAGGCGCTGAGCTGATTCTGGTGGACGGACGGAAGATGTCCCGTTCTTTGAATAATGCCGTAACGATTGCCGATCTGAAACAAAACGGGTATAGTGGGAGGGACATCCGGTTTTTTCTGCTGGGGATGAATTACCGCAAGCCGATCAGTTATTCCGAAAAGGCTTTGCAGGCAGCGAAAAACACCGTCAAGAAAATAGACACTTTTGTTTACCGGCTTCATGCAGTCGATAATGATACTCAAAATTTCCCCGATGTAGATCAGGTTATTTACGATCTTCATCATGATTTTGAGAAAGCTCTTGATGATGATATTAATATATCCGGTGCTCTGGCGGCATTTTTTGATTTTATTGGCAAAGTCAATGCGCCTTTGACTGAGGGGAAAATAAGCAGGACAGACGCCCGAAAAATTGTTAAAATACTTGAAAAAATAAATGAAATACTTGGCATAATGGATTTTGGAGAACAAACGCGCAGTCAGGAAATCACCGGGCTTAT
It contains:
- a CDS encoding YicC family protein; amino-acid sequence: MIKSMTGYGRVEALCDGRNIVVEAKSVNHRFLEIGLRTPALLYPLEMEYKKKIGERFKRGRIDVSIRLEGEGAEPSRVNLNMEVARDYFGVLTRLRNEFDIQEPVSLKNLTSFRDIFTPPTETQLDAGFLDQVEKTLQEALSMLVNMRQDEGIALFSDMQMRLRSIQETMETIRLRAPQVVLEYQKRLSDRIKELTAGFEMDAARLAQEVAIMADRCDITEEIVRMQSHIGQFEALLQSDEAEGRKIDFLLQEMNREINTIGSKGNDVEIARQVIDAKSELGKLREQAQNIE
- a CDS encoding guanylate kinase — protein: MSDQRLVIVMSAPSGAGKSSICRRLLAACPEIEFSVSYTSRMPRPNEINGTDYHFISREDFQRRIDQGEFVEWVENYGNFYGTSGKSMHEVLGRGKDLLLDIEPRGAKEIKEKFADGVFVFVLPPSLDELLNRLEKRGHESKEVIKTRFAQAESELKEVLWYDYTVFNEDLETAARQLIAIYRAEKCKTNRLHGKINRFFNDVIRDV
- a CDS encoding DNA-directed RNA polymerase subunit omega; amino-acid sequence: MARITVEDSLRVAETRFGLVSLASKRARQLLKGSKPLMESKNREIVLALREIAAGKVVYANPEFLKGSQEDFKPIPDNTEFIGDEEYLE
- a CDS encoding orotidine-5'-phosphate decarboxylase, producing the protein MKNISSSKPSDKLIFALDAPGFEEALSWIELLSGHVGMFKVGKELFTAVGPKIVESIKQRGGRVFLDLKFHDIPNTVARAAEAAVGLNVDMFNVHASGGVKMIRETVDAVAACAEKRGVASPIVLAVTVLTSLNNSDLEEIGFKTTTNDLVLHLAKMAQHAGAAGVVASPQDIAALRRDLGEKFVIVTPGIRSSAEPVKDDQKRTLSAFEAIQTGADYIVVGRPIRQAKDPLDTCRRIVEEIADGLAARNRA
- a CDS encoding 23S rRNA (guanosine(2251)-2'-O)-methyltransferase RlmB, translating into MPQDCGGDCRRSGCKKPRMTIPLTSRRQNLEAVYGINPVKVLLGQETSPLKKIIIADGRSGSSVKEIIDEARQKKIPVEWKHRQQLDELTGRTDHQGIVGLRDSFTYADLDDLLKNRNPRLSHDLILILDSILDPQNLGSIIRTAHCLGANGVVIPTDRAASVTPAVIKASAGSAEELPVARVTNLSQTIDGLKDKGFWIYGADAHGGKNIREQNFNGPVALVLGSEAKGLRPLVKKKCDFLVTIPMAGNFDSFNVAVAAGIIQYEIFLQRREKENP
- a CDS encoding pilus assembly protein PilC; this translates as MPVFLWEGTSKKNEAKKGEMEAADELAVRTLLRRQGFKNIEVKAKPKDLEEYLPFLAGGVKEKDVVVFCRIFSTMINAGLPLIQCLDLLAQQEQNKAFAKIIKAVKEDIEGGTSLTDALKKHPKVFDDLFTNLIAAGEAGGILDLVLGRLSAYLEKAMKLKAQVKSAMTYPIAVLCISMGVTALLLLKVIPVFQKMFEGMGGELPGPTAMVVAMSQFLQSYWWIILGTIIAVVVGIQQFGRTEKGRWTIDSILLKAPIIGPVLKKVAVAKFSRTLSTMMSSGVPILEGLNIVSKTAGNVVVEAALLKTRQSISEGQSIAEPLSESGIFPPMVVQMIAVGEATGALDDMLNKIADFYDDEVDAAVAGMTALIEPIMMVFLGGVVGGMIIAMYLPIFKMASVVG
- a CDS encoding DUF1178 domain-containing protein codes for the protein MIIYDVKCENGHKFEGWFKDRQAWIEQNAQRLICCPVCNSSSVEIVPSSITIMGKDSKMSAKKEEMNITPEQALQLLHQYIDHNFEDVGNKFAEVALKIHIGDEEKRNIKGTTTPQEEADLKEEGVSFVKIPLLKMDS
- a CDS encoding cysteine--tRNA ligase; translated protein: MINAYKSIVDRIGNTPLVEITRLNPNKKVKIFAKLESANPGGSIKDRTALFMIENAEKRGDLNHDKIILEATSGNTGIGLAMIAAAKGYKLCLTMSESASEERKKILRAMGAELHFTPAAQGTDGAIEVAYRMLRENPDKYFGTDQFNNEDNIAAHYFGTAQEIWDQTAGQVTTVVATLGTTGTAMGLSKKLKEHNEQIKIIGVEPYLQHKIQGLKNMRESYRPGIFDKKRLDEKVNILDEDAFEMSRKLAREEGILVGMSSGAAMFVAAQKAREMEEGLIVVIFPDSGERYLSTELFTVKEELATVSLYNILKRQKSFFRPLKSEEVLMHTCGPTVHDAPHLGNYRRLVVSDLLCRYLTFKGYQVKHVIDIVDFTDKSIRGSEKAAMELADYSNKYLQVFLDDAQFLNIRPDNIYVKASENVDAMFKIVEKLVDKGFAYEKLHSVYFDISKLSDYGLLSNIDLAKTRLGRSIDLDDYEKDNPADFALLKRAGLGELKRGIYHKTKWGNIRPGWHLECAAISQKYLGTAYDIHISGADETFPHCENIIAINKAFSGHSGANYWIGAELILVDGRKMSRSLNNAVTIADLKQNGYSGRDIRFFLLGMNYRKPISYSEKALQAAKNTVKKIDTFVYRLHAVDNDTQNFPDVDQVIYDLHHDFEKALDDDINISGALAAFFDFIGKVNAPLTEGKISRTDARKIVKILEKINEILGIMDFGEQTRSQEITGLIQKRDSARKAGNWEEADLLRNQLARAGVEVLDSQQGTIWRFK